Proteins found in one Actinokineospora alba genomic segment:
- a CDS encoding family 20 glycosylhydrolase, with protein sequence MASQRLLARVVLAALLLVTAVGGIVVGGPPALAAVSSMANEKPRTIPALREWTGGTGSYSFSSASRIVRDTPALASTSQTFVEDLKSLTGNNITQVAGTAADLRAGDILLSLGSTDTALGAEGYALSITDRITVSARDDRGAFYGTRTILQLLKQGTAIPQGTARDWALKPERGLMVDNGRKYFTPQWLRDHVKELAYLKLNYFHLHLSDNKGFRIESTKHPEYVSAQHLTKQEVTDLIALAAKYKITVVPELDAPGHMDPILAAHPELKLVSNTGAVNHGFIDLSKDAAYTLIKDIYDEYLPLFPGPYFHIGADEYVTDYNAYPQLQTYARAKYGATANAKDAYLGFVNWANGIVRASGKTTRAWNDGLFGGSAITVNPNIIVEFWYNYGLSPQKHLDNGHLISNESWTPTYYVLYSTGPGGPSSQWGYDTWNPDLFQGSQTIDAASRSKNLGSKLHIWCDYPEVATEARIAADIRDGLRMIAQQTWGSPKLVATWSSFTSVIAAIGRNPAWPSTAQPGNLAFGKPVTVSSTETPSFPGSQAVDGDYATRWSSGYTDGERITVDLGSTKPISRVKLTWEAAYGRGYRVETSNDGTTWTAIHTTTAGDGGVDDLTGLSGSGRYVRMQGTQRATTYGYSLHEFEVYSPSPVDSGATYQLTTSGKAIDVPGSATATGTQLIVWAPHTGNNQRFVTTANGDGTYTLKNVHSGLCVDVNGGSATAGAAIIQWTCTGGANQRWSLVAAAAGGYALVSQASGLAITAATATDGAKLTQQPNTGATLQRWTFTKV encoded by the coding sequence ATGGCCTCCCAGCGATTGTTGGCGCGCGTCGTGCTCGCCGCTCTCTTACTCGTCACCGCGGTCGGCGGCATCGTGGTCGGCGGCCCACCGGCCCTGGCGGCGGTGTCGTCCATGGCCAACGAGAAACCGCGGACGATCCCCGCGCTGCGGGAATGGACCGGCGGCACCGGCTCCTATTCCTTCTCGAGCGCGTCCCGGATCGTCCGGGACACCCCCGCCCTGGCATCGACCAGCCAGACCTTCGTCGAAGATCTGAAGTCCTTGACCGGCAACAACATCACCCAGGTCGCGGGCACCGCCGCCGACCTTCGGGCGGGTGACATCCTGCTATCCCTTGGCTCGACGGACACCGCGCTCGGCGCCGAGGGCTACGCGCTGTCCATCACCGACCGGATCACCGTCTCCGCACGGGACGACCGGGGCGCCTTTTACGGCACCCGCACCATCCTGCAACTGCTCAAGCAGGGCACGGCGATCCCGCAGGGCACCGCCCGGGACTGGGCGCTCAAGCCCGAGCGTGGCCTGATGGTCGACAACGGCCGCAAGTACTTCACCCCGCAGTGGCTGCGCGACCACGTCAAGGAGCTGGCCTACCTCAAGCTCAACTACTTCCACCTGCACCTGTCGGACAACAAGGGCTTCCGGATCGAGTCGACCAAGCACCCGGAGTACGTCTCCGCCCAGCACCTGACCAAGCAGGAAGTCACCGACCTCATCGCGCTGGCCGCGAAGTACAAGATCACGGTGGTGCCTGAGCTCGACGCGCCCGGCCACATGGACCCGATCCTGGCCGCGCACCCGGAGCTCAAGCTCGTCAGCAACACCGGCGCGGTCAACCACGGCTTCATCGACCTGAGCAAGGACGCGGCCTACACCCTCATCAAGGACATCTACGACGAGTACCTGCCGCTGTTCCCCGGGCCGTACTTCCACATCGGCGCCGACGAGTACGTCACCGACTACAACGCCTACCCGCAGCTGCAGACCTACGCCCGCGCCAAGTACGGCGCCACCGCGAACGCCAAGGACGCCTACCTCGGTTTCGTCAACTGGGCCAACGGCATCGTGCGCGCCTCCGGCAAGACCACCCGCGCCTGGAACGACGGGCTGTTCGGCGGCAGCGCCATCACGGTGAACCCGAACATCATCGTCGAGTTCTGGTACAACTACGGCCTTTCCCCGCAGAAGCACCTCGACAACGGCCACCTGATCTCCAACGAGAGCTGGACCCCCACCTACTACGTGCTTTACTCCACCGGCCCGGGCGGCCCGAGCAGCCAGTGGGGATATGACACCTGGAACCCGGACCTGTTCCAGGGCAGCCAGACCATCGACGCCGCGTCGCGGTCGAAGAACCTGGGCTCGAAGCTGCACATCTGGTGCGACTACCCGGAGGTGGCGACCGAGGCGCGGATCGCCGCCGACATCAGGGACGGGCTGCGCATGATCGCGCAGCAGACATGGGGCTCGCCCAAGCTGGTGGCCACCTGGTCGTCGTTCACCTCGGTGATCGCCGCGATCGGCCGCAACCCGGCGTGGCCGTCGACCGCGCAGCCCGGAAACCTCGCCTTCGGCAAGCCGGTGACGGTCTCCAGCACCGAGACCCCGAGCTTCCCCGGCAGCCAGGCCGTCGACGGTGACTACGCGACGCGCTGGTCGAGCGGGTACACCGACGGCGAGCGGATCACCGTCGACCTGGGATCGACGAAGCCGATCAGCCGGGTCAAGCTGACCTGGGAAGCGGCCTACGGCAGGGGATACCGCGTCGAGACGTCGAACGACGGCACGACCTGGACCGCCATCCACACCACGACGGCCGGTGACGGCGGGGTCGACGACCTCACCGGCCTGTCCGGCTCCGGCCGCTACGTCCGGATGCAGGGCACGCAGCGGGCCACCACCTACGGGTACTCGCTCCACGAGTTCGAGGTGTACTCGCCTAGCCCGGTCGACTCCGGCGCCACCTACCAGCTCACCACCTCCGGCAAGGCGATCGACGTGCCCGGCTCGGCCACCGCGACCGGCACCCAGCTGATCGTGTGGGCGCCGCACACCGGCAACAACCAGCGGTTCGTCACCACGGCGAACGGCGACGGCACCTACACGCTCAAGAACGTCCACTCCGGCCTGTGCGTGGATGTCAACGGCGGCTCGGCCACCGCGGGCGCGGCGATCATCCAGTGGACCTGCACGGGCGGAGCGAACCAGCGCTGGTCACTGGTCGCGGCGGCGGCGGGCGGCTATGCGCTGGTGTCCCAGGCGAGCGGCCTGGCGATCACCGCGGCGACAGCCACCGACGGCGCGAAACTCACCCAGCAGCCCAACACCGGCGCAACCTTGCAGCGCTGGACCTTCACAAAGGTCTGA
- a CDS encoding discoidin domain-containing protein, translating into MRARLPRRLALLTAAVLGAAILPLVSTGTAAAATLGNITAFTPNGSTYEISAGTPKVRVSFAQPGVFRLWLAPTGTFSDPVGGKIAIKTDFGAVNTTWSDAGTYYRMNTSAVTLRAYKSPLRFELYRADNTTPVWKESTGLTWQTGSATQNLVRGADEQFYGTGFRLGAWALRDLSVPVAVDNTWREGKNASPAPFYLSTNGYGVVRNTWAPGQYDFMSTVGLRHNETRFDAFYFVGDGPKDVLNRYTDVTGKPFLAPIWGFEMGNADCWNASNPDYQGDHNRIDHQTTPDVVKYADQAIAADMPSGWFLPNDGYGCGYKDLTNVVSQLQSRGMKTGLWTSTGLSNIGNEVGVSGSRAVKTDVAWIGPGYQMAFDGVQQAVNGIENNSDARRFVWTVDGWAGTQRNAVVWSGDTHGTWADMRWHVPAIAGAGLSALNYAAGDVDGIFDGSAKTYARDLQWKAFTPALMTMSGWGPTNPSTGFSDKQPWRWAEPTLSINRKYLKLKMRLTPYLYSMSRVATETGTPSTRAMVLEYPNDPVARGNETSQQFMSGDAFLVAPVTSDTTVRDGIYLPAGTWTDYWTGKTYAGPGWLNGYNAPLDTLPLFVKGGGIVPMWPQMNRSGEKPATPITYDVYPRGTSTFSLYEDDGLTRSYQTGAFAKQKVDVTAPTSGAGDVRIQVGASVGSYTGKLANRGYDFAVHVASAPTAVTLGTTTLVKHTTKSAYDSATTGWFFDPADRAGVLHVKTGTQSTSTAFTVTATGTTLPAANAIPTGSQPIPKAGQTVLSVDSQETGQPGSNAIDGNTGTLWHTAWSNVDPDPAPPHEIKVDLGASYQVDGLRYLPRQDGGVNGTIGQYEVYVSDNSTTWGTPVSTGTFSGGTTEKALSFTAKTGRYVRLRALSEVNGGPWTSVAEITTLGKPAAVSAPIPKAGQSIVSASSQQTGEPASNAIDGNTATIWHTKWSGGADPLPHEVQINLGASYQIDGLRYLPRQDGGVNGTIGQYEVYVSDSTTSWGTPVATGTFSGGTTEKTLSFTAKTGRYLRLRALSEVNGGPWTSAAEITAVGR; encoded by the coding sequence ATGAGAGCCCGACTTCCACGTCGACTCGCCTTACTCACCGCCGCCGTCCTCGGCGCCGCCATACTGCCCCTGGTCAGCACCGGAACCGCCGCAGCGGCCACGCTGGGCAACATCACCGCGTTCACCCCGAACGGGTCCACCTATGAGATCTCGGCGGGAACACCCAAGGTGCGGGTGAGCTTCGCCCAGCCCGGTGTGTTCCGGCTGTGGCTCGCGCCCACCGGCACGTTCAGCGACCCGGTCGGCGGCAAGATCGCCATCAAGACCGACTTCGGCGCGGTCAACACGACCTGGTCCGACGCGGGCACCTACTACCGGATGAACACCAGCGCGGTGACCCTGCGGGCCTACAAGTCCCCGCTGCGCTTCGAGCTCTACCGGGCCGACAACACCACCCCGGTCTGGAAGGAGTCGACCGGCCTGACCTGGCAGACCGGCTCCGCCACGCAGAACCTGGTCCGCGGCGCCGACGAACAGTTCTACGGCACCGGGTTCCGCCTCGGCGCGTGGGCGCTGCGTGATCTCTCGGTTCCCGTGGCGGTCGACAACACCTGGCGGGAGGGCAAGAACGCCTCCCCCGCGCCGTTCTACCTGTCGACCAACGGCTACGGCGTCGTGCGCAACACCTGGGCGCCCGGCCAGTACGACTTCATGTCGACCGTCGGGCTGCGCCACAACGAGACCCGGTTCGACGCGTTCTACTTCGTCGGCGACGGCCCGAAGGACGTGCTGAACCGGTACACCGACGTCACCGGCAAACCGTTCCTGGCCCCGATCTGGGGCTTCGAGATGGGCAACGCCGACTGCTGGAACGCCTCCAACCCCGACTACCAGGGCGACCACAACCGGATCGACCACCAGACCACGCCAGACGTGGTCAAGTACGCCGACCAGGCCATCGCGGCGGACATGCCCTCGGGCTGGTTCCTCCCGAACGACGGCTACGGCTGCGGCTACAAGGACCTGACGAACGTCGTCTCGCAGTTGCAGTCCCGGGGCATGAAGACCGGGCTGTGGACCTCGACCGGGCTGTCCAACATCGGCAACGAGGTCGGCGTCTCCGGCAGTCGCGCGGTGAAGACCGACGTCGCCTGGATCGGCCCCGGCTATCAGATGGCCTTCGACGGAGTGCAGCAGGCCGTCAACGGCATCGAGAACAACAGCGACGCCCGCCGCTTCGTGTGGACGGTCGACGGCTGGGCGGGCACCCAGCGCAACGCGGTCGTCTGGAGCGGCGACACCCACGGCACCTGGGCCGACATGCGCTGGCACGTCCCCGCCATCGCGGGCGCCGGGCTCTCCGCGCTGAACTACGCCGCGGGCGACGTCGACGGCATCTTTGACGGCAGCGCCAAGACCTACGCGCGCGACCTGCAGTGGAAGGCGTTCACCCCGGCCCTGATGACCATGTCCGGCTGGGGCCCGACGAACCCGTCGACCGGGTTCAGCGACAAGCAACCGTGGCGCTGGGCCGAGCCGACGCTGTCGATCAACCGCAAGTACCTCAAGCTCAAGATGCGGCTGACCCCGTACCTGTACTCGATGAGCCGGGTCGCGACCGAGACCGGCACCCCGTCGACCCGGGCAATGGTCCTGGAGTACCCGAACGACCCGGTCGCCCGGGGCAACGAGACCAGCCAGCAGTTCATGTCGGGTGACGCGTTCCTGGTCGCCCCGGTCACCAGCGACACGACCGTGCGCGACGGGATCTACCTGCCCGCCGGGACCTGGACCGACTACTGGACCGGCAAGACCTACGCCGGGCCGGGCTGGCTCAACGGGTACAACGCGCCGCTGGACACGCTGCCGCTGTTCGTCAAGGGCGGCGGGATCGTCCCGATGTGGCCGCAGATGAACCGCAGCGGCGAGAAGCCCGCCACCCCGATCACCTACGACGTCTACCCCCGCGGCACCTCCACGTTCTCGCTGTACGAGGACGACGGGCTCACCCGGTCCTACCAGACCGGCGCGTTCGCCAAGCAGAAGGTCGACGTCACCGCCCCCACCTCGGGCGCGGGCGACGTGCGGATCCAGGTCGGCGCCAGCGTCGGCTCGTACACCGGCAAGCTCGCGAACCGCGGCTACGACTTCGCGGTCCACGTGGCATCCGCCCCGACCGCGGTGACGCTCGGCACGACCACGCTTGTCAAGCACACCACCAAGTCCGCCTACGACAGCGCCACGACCGGCTGGTTCTTCGACCCGGCCGACCGGGCGGGCGTGCTGCACGTCAAGACCGGCACGCAGAGCACCTCGACCGCGTTCACCGTCACCGCGACCGGCACGACCCTGCCCGCCGCGAACGCCATCCCGACCGGCAGCCAGCCCATCCCCAAGGCGGGCCAGACGGTGCTCTCGGTGGACAGCCAGGAGACCGGCCAGCCCGGCAGCAACGCGATCGACGGCAACACCGGCACCCTGTGGCACACCGCGTGGTCGAACGTCGACCCGGACCCGGCGCCGCCGCACGAGATCAAGGTGGACCTCGGGGCGAGCTACCAGGTCGACGGACTCCGTTACCTGCCAAGGCAAGACGGCGGCGTCAACGGAACCATCGGGCAGTACGAGGTCTACGTCAGCGACAACAGCACCACATGGGGAACACCGGTCTCGACCGGGACCTTCAGCGGTGGAACGACAGAGAAGGCCCTGTCCTTCACGGCGAAGACCGGAAGGTATGTGCGACTGCGCGCACTGTCCGAAGTGAACGGTGGACCGTGGACGTCGGTCGCGGAGATCACCACGCTCGGCAAGCCCGCGGCGGTGTCGGCGCCGATTCCCAAGGCGGGACAGAGCATTGTCTCCGCCAGCAGCCAGCAGACGGGGGAACCGGCGAGCAACGCGATCGACGGGAACACCGCGACCATCTGGCACACCAAGTGGTCCGGTGGCGCCGACCCGCTCCCCCACGAGGTGCAGATCAACCTCGGGGCGAGCTACCAGATCGACGGACTCCGTTACCTGCCAAGGCAAGACGGCGGCGTCAACGGAACCATCGGGCAGTACGAGGTCTACGTCAGCGACAGCACCACCAGCTGGGGCACACCCGTCGCGACCGGAACCTTCAGCGGCGGAACAACAGAGAAGACGTTGTCCTTCACCGCGAAGACCGGACGGTACCTGCGACTGCGCGCACTGTCCGAAGTGAACGGTGGACCGTGGACCTCCGCGGCCGAGATCACCGCGGTCGGACGGTGA
- a CDS encoding acyl-CoA dehydrogenase family protein, translated as MNLAAQSTSYFTTARHEQLREQVREFAESKVAPRVAEMEESRAVHFELSRLIAQQGWIGVTVNPRYGGMGLGHLAKTIIIEELSRVSGAMGAMVQASQLGVAKIVHFGNEYQKWRWLPAVSDGRCLPTIAVTEPESGGHVAGMSATAKRVNGDYVLNGRKVFVGNSHVGDLHGVVVRTGPGSKGMSAFLVESTTPGFSLGPHRPAMGLHGFSFGELIFDDCRVPAENLLGAEGDGLSVAYSSSVLYGRPNLTAVSLGIHQALVERTVHFTKEHQRYGESLSELPTVKQKLGQLQSQLMMCRLAAYHAAHLLDQGIPCDADLINAKLLNVESSLDAARVAMEVHAAYGLDPDRHIERFFRDANHIYAPAGTSDVQRLRLAEVALGTYRDQWSERFAAELRSSSTFLRNAG; from the coding sequence GTGAACCTCGCCGCCCAGTCGACCAGCTACTTCACGACAGCCCGCCACGAACAGTTGCGCGAGCAGGTCCGTGAGTTCGCGGAGAGCAAGGTCGCACCCCGGGTAGCCGAGATGGAAGAGTCCCGAGCGGTCCATTTCGAATTGTCGCGGCTGATCGCACAGCAGGGTTGGATCGGTGTCACGGTGAACCCCCGCTACGGTGGCATGGGGCTCGGCCACCTGGCGAAGACGATCATCATCGAGGAGTTGTCACGGGTCAGCGGCGCGATGGGCGCCATGGTGCAGGCCTCGCAGCTCGGCGTCGCGAAGATCGTGCACTTCGGCAACGAGTACCAGAAGTGGCGCTGGCTGCCCGCCGTCAGCGACGGCCGGTGCCTGCCGACGATCGCGGTCACGGAACCCGAGTCCGGTGGGCACGTCGCCGGAATGTCGGCTACCGCCAAACGAGTGAACGGCGACTACGTCCTCAACGGGCGGAAGGTGTTCGTCGGAAACAGCCACGTCGGTGACCTGCACGGCGTCGTGGTGCGCACCGGGCCCGGCTCGAAAGGGATGTCGGCGTTCCTGGTCGAGTCCACCACCCCCGGGTTCTCCCTCGGCCCGCACCGGCCAGCGATGGGACTGCACGGCTTCAGCTTCGGCGAACTGATCTTCGACGACTGCCGGGTCCCGGCGGAGAACCTGCTCGGCGCCGAGGGGGACGGTCTCTCCGTCGCGTATTCCTCGAGTGTCCTCTATGGCCGGCCGAACCTGACGGCCGTCTCTCTGGGCATCCACCAGGCACTGGTCGAACGGACCGTCCACTTCACCAAAGAGCACCAGCGCTATGGCGAATCCTTGAGTGAACTCCCGACTGTCAAACAGAAACTCGGGCAGCTGCAGTCCCAGCTGATGATGTGCCGACTCGCCGCGTACCACGCCGCGCACCTGCTCGACCAGGGCATCCCGTGCGACGCGGACCTGATCAACGCCAAGCTGCTCAACGTCGAGTCCTCTCTGGACGCGGCGCGGGTGGCGATGGAGGTGCACGCGGCGTACGGGCTCGACCCGGACCGTCACATCGAGCGCTTCTTCCGCGATGCCAACCATATTTATGCTCCGGCGGGCACTTCGGATGTGCAGCGGTTGCGGTTGGCTGAGGTGGCGCTCGGGACTTACCGCGATCAGTGGTCGGAGCGGTTTGCGGCCGAACTGCGGTCTAGTAGCACTTTTCTGCGCAACGCGGGGTAG
- a CDS encoding GAF domain-containing protein: MNYDMIDSRLLTAPNDPEVGRRLVRLQELGLGGTPDPEFDAFATELAEAADAPYAMVNFIGENEQYFAGLHVPSSVQADALKAAQSSSNATPSRTMARDHGYCPHVVVRRKALVLDDVCSYPRFAVNPVINSIGVRAYMGAPLIDRTGTALGTICVVATEESRWGRPGLELIKSMAAKVVDLIHQRER; the protein is encoded by the coding sequence ATGAACTACGACATGATCGACTCCCGGCTGCTCACCGCGCCCAACGACCCGGAGGTCGGCAGGCGGCTGGTGCGGCTGCAGGAACTCGGGCTCGGCGGCACCCCCGACCCGGAGTTCGATGCTTTCGCGACCGAACTCGCCGAGGCGGCCGACGCCCCCTACGCGATGGTCAACTTCATCGGCGAGAACGAGCAGTACTTCGCCGGACTGCACGTGCCGTCCAGTGTCCAGGCGGACGCGCTGAAGGCGGCCCAGTCGTCCTCGAACGCCACCCCGAGCCGCACGATGGCCCGCGACCACGGCTACTGCCCCCACGTTGTGGTGCGCCGCAAGGCTTTGGTCCTCGACGACGTGTGCTCGTACCCGCGCTTCGCGGTGAACCCGGTGATCAACTCGATCGGCGTCCGCGCCTACATGGGCGCCCCGCTGATCGACCGCACCGGCACCGCACTGGGCACGATCTGCGTCGTGGCCACCGAGGAGAGCCGCTGGGGCCGCCCGGGCCTGGAACTCATCAAGTCGATGGCCGCCAAGGTCGTAGACCTGATCCACCAGCGCGAGCGCTGA
- a CDS encoding GTP-binding protein: MASAGSFEQFPIQVKILIAGGFGVGKTTFVGAVSEIEPLTTEETLTAASVGTDSVAGVESKTTTTVAMDFGRISLTDKNLVLYLFGTPGQDRFWFMWDELSRGALGAVVLADTRRLQDCFSAVEFFERRDIKFIVALNEFEGGYWYDDAQVREALALKPQVPLVRCDARSTRSASEVLIALLESVLATFSVAGTTAPVPRIRSHP, encoded by the coding sequence ATGGCCTCCGCCGGATCGTTTGAGCAGTTCCCGATCCAGGTCAAGATCCTCATCGCGGGCGGTTTCGGGGTCGGGAAGACCACGTTCGTCGGCGCGGTGAGCGAGATCGAGCCGCTGACCACCGAGGAGACGCTGACCGCGGCGAGCGTCGGCACGGACAGCGTGGCCGGTGTCGAGAGCAAGACGACCACCACGGTCGCCATGGACTTCGGCCGGATCTCCTTGACCGACAAGAACTTGGTGCTGTACCTGTTCGGCACGCCCGGGCAAGATCGTTTCTGGTTCATGTGGGACGAGCTTTCCCGCGGCGCGCTCGGCGCGGTCGTCCTCGCCGACACCCGCAGGCTGCAGGACTGCTTCAGTGCCGTCGAGTTCTTCGAACGGCGTGACATCAAGTTCATCGTCGCGCTCAACGAGTTCGAGGGCGGCTACTGGTACGACGACGCACAGGTGCGGGAGGCGCTCGCGCTCAAGCCGCAGGTGCCGCTCGTCCGGTGCGATGCCCGCAGCACCCGCTCGGCGAGCGAGGTGCTGATCGCCCTGCTCGAATCCGTCCTCGCGACGTTCTCCGTCGCCGGGACGACTGCCCCAGTCCCTAGGATCCGGAGCCACCCATGA
- a CDS encoding DUF742 domain-containing protein, whose protein sequence is MAGTGEDPDTDADLFGVRPYAVTDGRTQPSTPLDLMSLVRATGGGMVAPDRLGVEHAQALKLCQVPTSVAEIAAHLRRPVTVAKVLLSDLIELGAVIARFPPSTSYSNDPDVLRAVIDGLRRIV, encoded by the coding sequence ATGGCCGGTACGGGCGAGGATCCCGACACCGACGCGGACCTGTTCGGCGTCCGTCCCTACGCCGTCACCGACGGACGCACCCAGCCCAGCACACCATTGGACCTGATGTCGCTGGTCCGGGCCACGGGCGGCGGGATGGTCGCGCCCGACCGCCTGGGCGTCGAACACGCCCAGGCATTGAAGCTGTGCCAGGTGCCGACGTCCGTCGCCGAGATCGCCGCGCACCTGCGTCGCCCGGTCACCGTGGCGAAGGTCCTGTTGTCCGACCTGATCGAACTGGGGGCTGTCATCGCCAGATTCCCGCCAAGCACGTCCTATTCCAATGACCCCGACGTCCTGCGGGCGGTGATCGATGGCCTCCGCCGGATCGTTTGA
- a CDS encoding roadblock/LC7 domain-containing protein, with amino-acid sequence MADDLNWLLRRLVEAVPNTRSALLLSVDGIPKYWYGLDIDGADRLAALASSMRSLANQVGTTFSSGGAEGVRQVITELNEIILFVTAAGAGSVLAVIADQEVDAGILSYEMQRLCTQVPAVLETPARYQVAAPPSNGSR; translated from the coding sequence ATGGCCGACGACCTGAACTGGCTCCTTCGCCGCCTGGTCGAGGCAGTTCCCAACACCCGCAGCGCGCTGCTGTTGTCGGTCGACGGGATCCCGAAGTACTGGTACGGACTCGACATCGACGGCGCCGACCGGCTGGCGGCCCTGGCCAGCAGCATGCGCTCCCTGGCCAACCAGGTGGGCACGACGTTCAGCAGCGGCGGCGCCGAGGGCGTGCGCCAGGTGATCACCGAGCTCAACGAGATCATCCTGTTCGTCACCGCCGCGGGCGCGGGCAGTGTGCTGGCCGTGATCGCCGACCAGGAGGTCGACGCGGGCATCCTGAGCTATGAGATGCAGCGGCTGTGCACCCAGGTGCCCGCCGTCCTGGAGACCCCTGCCCGATACCAGGTCGCGGCGCCCCCGAGCAACGGGTCCCGGTGA
- a CDS encoding sensor histidine kinase, with translation MSESPSPETPHPTRGTRLDTDYSRASEHLQARLLQIGLSLLAVVVLGGGAGILSITMNPGSAFVASVSVVAGSVIAVMIALLCAGSATRKIRLPELTYRAAAAAYPQRPPSPSPVPPPTPAPAPTPAEQAYEAARKPQPAPLWAHPDELPATLTDDPGQRREVFVKLARRLQSLINRSIQRIDQLEQDNEDPVLLDGLYEIDHLFTLARRQGENLAVLGGEPPQRRSNRPVSVYAVLLAAVSEAEHYRQIAIVPVEDVEIHGHAVAEIIHLLAELLENATRFTSPDGPKVEVRAHKVTAGLAIEVQDRGLGMSYEDLERINHLLDGSTRIDVSELLQDGRIGLAVVRELARRHGIRVRLQSNIFGGIAAAVVIPPHLLSEAQPVAETRRRVQPSPVQRERRVEQQAIPAAPEPPRPTLEPSPRPTSQPSPQVSAPGLTAPPLSAPALSSVHLTQPTSRRQAPAEPEAAPADHGQADEQHWSRESALPELPVRAPGRSYNELRSGVHDDAEEQAAQEQAGNQPPPLPQRRGTHLREELLEPPAPAPSITGHNTRLMAAVQEGRDHWLTEQIREASPHEPTQAPTRGESAAWPTT, from the coding sequence ATGTCTGAATCGCCATCGCCGGAGACGCCTCACCCCACCCGCGGCACCCGGCTCGACACCGACTACTCGCGGGCGAGCGAGCATCTCCAAGCCAGGCTTTTACAGATCGGGCTGTCCCTGCTGGCGGTAGTGGTCCTCGGCGGTGGCGCCGGGATCCTGTCGATCACCATGAATCCCGGGTCGGCTTTTGTCGCCTCGGTGAGTGTCGTGGCGGGCAGTGTGATCGCCGTCATGATCGCGCTGCTGTGCGCGGGGTCGGCCACCCGCAAGATCCGGCTCCCGGAACTCACGTACCGGGCGGCCGCCGCGGCCTACCCCCAGCGTCCGCCGTCGCCGTCGCCGGTTCCACCGCCGACGCCCGCGCCCGCACCGACGCCCGCCGAGCAGGCGTACGAAGCCGCGCGCAAGCCGCAGCCCGCGCCGCTCTGGGCGCACCCGGACGAGCTTCCCGCGACGCTCACCGACGACCCCGGCCAGCGCCGCGAGGTGTTCGTCAAGCTGGCGCGGCGACTGCAGTCGCTGATCAACCGGTCCATCCAGCGCATCGACCAGCTGGAGCAGGACAACGAGGACCCCGTGCTGCTCGACGGGCTCTACGAGATCGACCACCTCTTCACCCTCGCCCGCAGGCAGGGTGAGAACCTCGCGGTGCTCGGCGGCGAGCCGCCGCAGCGCCGGTCGAACCGGCCGGTCAGCGTGTACGCGGTGCTGCTCGCCGCGGTGTCCGAGGCCGAGCACTACCGGCAGATCGCGATCGTGCCGGTCGAGGATGTCGAGATCCACGGCCACGCGGTCGCCGAGATCATCCACCTGCTCGCCGAGCTCCTCGAGAACGCGACCAGGTTCACCTCCCCGGACGGGCCGAAGGTCGAGGTCCGCGCGCACAAGGTCACGGCGGGCCTGGCCATCGAGGTCCAGGACCGCGGGCTCGGCATGAGCTACGAGGACCTGGAGCGGATCAACCACCTGCTCGACGGCTCGACCCGCATCGACGTCAGCGAGCTGCTGCAGGACGGCCGCATCGGCCTCGCGGTCGTGCGTGAACTCGCACGGCGCCACGGCATCCGGGTGCGGCTGCAGTCGAACATCTTCGGCGGCATCGCCGCGGCCGTCGTCATCCCGCCGCACCTGCTCAGCGAGGCGCAGCCCGTGGCGGAGACCCGCCGCCGCGTCCAGCCCTCGCCGGTGCAGCGGGAGCGCCGGGTCGAGCAGCAGGCGATCCCGGCCGCGCCCGAGCCGCCGCGTCCCACCCTGGAGCCGAGCCCCCGGCCGACCTCGCAGCCCAGTCCGCAGGTGTCGGCCCCCGGGCTCACCGCGCCGCCGCTCAGCGCACCCGCGCTCAGCTCCGTGCACCTGACCCAGCCGACGAGCAGGCGCCAGGCGCCCGCCGAGCCCGAGGCGGCGCCCGCCGACCACGGGCAGGCCGACGAGCAGCACTGGTCCAGGGAATCCGCCCTGCCGGAACTTCCGGTGCGGGCCCCCGGCCGCTCCTACAACGAGTTGCGCTCCGGTGTGCACGACGACGCCGAGGAGCAGGCCGCCCAGGAGCAGGCGGGCAACCAGCCGCCGCCGCTGCCGCAGCGTCGCGGCACCCACCTGCGGGAGGAACTGTTGGAACCGCCCGCGCCCGCGCCGTCCATCACCGGACACAACACGCGCTTGATGGCCGCTGTCCAGGAGGGCCGCGACCACTGGCTCACCGAGCAGATCCGTGAAGCGTCACCACATGAGCCGACCCAAGCACCTACCAGAGGAGAATCCGCCGCATGGCCGACGACCTGA